Proteins encoded in a region of the Micropterus dolomieu isolate WLL.071019.BEF.003 ecotype Adirondacks linkage group LG09, ASM2129224v1, whole genome shotgun sequence genome:
- the thrap3b gene encoding thyroid hormone receptor-associated protein 3b isoform X2, whose protein sequence is MSKAPDSPARSRSRSRSRSRSYSRSHSRSHSRSRSRKRRYSSRSRSRSRSHSPSYRNYPTRDYQNNRGGFRGYNRGYRRPFHYRGRNRGYYQRGHYQNRGGGGGYGYKANWQGGGGGGWHDRHHDQDHHAHSPRRGRSRSRTPKKRSGSRSRSHCSDRSSSGRSRHSRQSSYSSRSRSSSPHHRSNKGKPGGKDAKDKLAESRPEKSDRTADGGDIEKASAGKWIDYDASPKRTSPETKKEDASTDPVGKAPGAGGPLWKTIGSASSPPAKSPAKSGQTASFSGFGFFSKEDAMLPAGDKNVISAAFKKFLAENKNKKQAAEKENGRDKEQSTTELEKGSKSGDLFNISSTSFSDSKEDRTMPFFDAGEEEFLKSHGLKERDIDEDGAMKTTLTDRDIFGKWGDEPSYSKSYPSAKEKSRRDAEEAEPIDHMEEELYRSRKHSSKKEEKAKKKEKKEKSRRSLSPPVKERPLFPGAFPPSESPVRHMTASREDFELKIGSLDEMPSSSLSKDRLMPRDLVNPTKKDPEFRSIFQHIQTAQLRRSPSELFAQHIVSIVHYIKAQHFQSADMTLSERFAMYQRKAAEVEMMKPRKSPEIHRRIDVSPSAFKRHSHLFEEMEETSYKDPSQKFKGDVMDLRLDIERRKRFAGKERDYKREGGRSPGGSRGPSREKSSEKSGKHHKKSKKGKKKRDRSPSSSSSSSSPSPSPYPPHFRGKEYMGEGMEHSEEGYSHPRYPPRDYTGPADRGPRDYEGHNTERGRGRGFFPRVRGRGWNRGNYPGNSSNGNPANMNPPVRPPEEEWDPEYTPKSRKYYLHDDRDGEKTWIDNRGRGRGAFPARRGRFVYRKGGSSPKWTHDKFQGGEEGELGDDSIEIDRKDPKNAGDASAPKQ, encoded by the exons ATGTCGAAGGCTCCAGATTCTCCAGCTCGTTCCCGTTCCAGATCAAGATCCAGATCCAGATCTTACTCCAGATCTCACTCTAGAAGTCACTCCCGCTCAAGATCCAGGAAACGTCGCTATAG TTCTAGGTCCCGGTCCCGCTCTCGCTCTCACTCTCCGTCCTACAGAAACTATCCAACCAGGGACTATCAGAACAACAGAGGTGGGTTCAGAGGCTACAACCGAGGCTACCGGAGGCCCTTCCACTACCGTGGCAGAAACCGAGGCTATTACCAACGTGGTCATTACCAGAACAGGGGAGGAGGCGGAGGCTATGGCTATAAGGCCAATTGgcagggtggtggtggtggaggctGGCACGATCGCCACCATGACCAGGACCACCATGCACACAGCCCCAGGAGGGGGCGCTCACGCTCCCGCACACCTAAGAAGCGTTCAGGCAGCCGGAGCCGCTCCCACTGCTCTGACCGCTCGTCTTCGGGGAGATCTCGTCACTCTAGGCAGTCGAGCTACTCCTCACGGTCCAGGTCCTCATCACCCCACCATCGCAGCAACAAGGGAAAGCCTGGCGGCAAGGATGCTAAGGACAAGCTAGCAGAAAGTCGACCAGAGAAATCCGATCGGACAGCAGATGGCGGTGACATCGAGAAAGCATCTGCAGGTAAATGGATTGACTATGATGCCAGCCCTAAACGAACCAGCCCAGAGACTAAGAAAGAGGATGCTTCCACTGATCCTGTGGGTAAAGCGCCTGGGGCTGGCGGTCCTCTATGGAAAACCATCGGCAGCGCATCGTCCCCTCCAGCAAAGAGCCCCGCAAAATCAGGACAAACCGCCTCCTTCAGTGGCTTTGGTTTCTTCTCAAAAGAAGATGCCATGCTGCCAGCTGGAGATAAGAATGTGATCTCTGCTGCCTTCAAAAA GTTCTTGGctgagaataaaaacaaaaagcaggcTGCTGAAAAGGAGAATGGTCGTGATAAGGAGCAGAGCACCACAGAACTCGAGAAAGGAAGCAAGTCTGGAGACCTTTTCAACATCTCGTCCACTTCTTTCAGCGACTCCAAGGAAGACCGGACCATGCCTTTCTTTGATGCCGGAGAAGAAGAGTTCCTAAAGTCTCATGGGCTGAAAGAGCGGGACATCGACGAGGATGGCGCGATGAAAACCACCCTCACAGATCGGGACATTTTCGGGAAATGGGGGGATGAGCCAAGCTATTCAAAGTCCTACCCATCGGCTAAAGAGAAAAGCCGAAGAGATGCGGAAGAGGCAGAGCCCATAGATCACATGGAGGAGGAGTTGTACCGAAGCCGCAAGCATAGCTCTAAGAAAGAGGAGAAGGccaagaagaaggagaagaaagaaaagtccAGAAGGAGTCTGTCCCCTCCTGTCAAGGAGCGGCCGCTTTTCCCTGGAGCGTTCCCTCCTAGTGAGTCTCCTGTACGACACATGACTGCATCAAGGGAGGACTTTGAACTGAAAATTGGTTCTTTAGATGAAATGCCCAG CTCTTCCCTGTCTAAAGATCGCCTCATGCCCCGAGATCTGGTCAATCCCACTAAGAAAGATCCAGAGTTTCGTTCCATTTTCCAGCACATTCAGACAGCACAGCTCCGTCGCAGCCCCTCTGAGCTGTTTGCTCAGCACATAGTCTCAATTGTGCACTACATCAAAG CTCAACATTTCCAATCCGCAGACATGACTTTAAGTGAGCGCTTTGCCATGTACCAAAGAAAAGCTGCAGAGGTAGAAATGATGAAGCCAAGGAAGAGCCCAGAAATCCACAG GAGAATCGATGTTTCCCCCAGTGCCTTTAAGAGGCACTCTCACCTGTTTGAGGAGATGGAGGAAACAAGCTACAAG GATCCAAGTCAAAAGTTCAAAGGTGACGTGATGGACCTTCGCCTGGATATTGAAAGGCGTAAGAGGTTTGCTGGGAAGGAGCGTGACTACAAGCGTGAAGGGGGCAGGAGCCCAGGAGGCTCCCGAGGGCCGAGCAGAGAGAAGTCCTCTGAGAAATCCGGGAAGCACCACAAGAAATCAAA GAAGGGTAAGAAGAAGCGGGATCGCtctccatcctcctcttcctcttcctcctctccatctccctccccTTATCCTCCACACTTCAGAGGTAAAGAGTACATGGGAGAGGGGATGGAGCACTCGGAGGAGGGCTACAGTCACCCACGTTATCCTCCACGGGACTACACTGGGCCCGCAGACAGAGGCCCTCGAGATTACGAGGGCCACAACACAGAGAGAGGCCGAGGCCGCGGATTT TTCCCCAGAGTCCGAGGGAGAGGTTGGAACAGGGGAAATTATCCAGGCAACAGCAGCAATGGAAACCCTGCCAATATGAATCCTCCAGTGCGCCCTCCAGAGGAGGAGTGGGACCCTGAATACACCCCCAAGAGCAGGAAATATTACCTG CATGACGATCGCGATGGCGAGAAAACCTGGATAGACAACCGCGGAAGAGGCCGTGGTGCCTTCCCGGCCCGCCGGGGACGCTTTGTCTATCGTAAGGGAGGCAGCAGCCCGAAGTGGACCCACGACAAGTTCCAGGGGGGAGAAGAGGGGGAGCTGGGAGACGACAGCATTGAAATAGACCGTAAAGACCCCAAGAATGCTGGAGATGCCTCCGCCCCCAAGCAGTAG
- the thrap3b gene encoding thyroid hormone receptor-associated protein 3b isoform X1 — protein sequence MSKAPDSPARSRSRSRSRSRSYSRSHSRSHSRSRSRKRRYSSRSRSRSRSHSPSYRNYPTRDYQNNRGGFRGYNRGYRRPFHYRGRNRGYYQRGHYQNRGGGGGYGYKANWQGGGGGGWHDRHHDQDHHAHSPRRGRSRSRTPKKRSGSRSRSHCSDRSSSGRSRHSRQSSYSSRSRSSSPHHRSNKGKPGGKDAKDKLAESRPEKSDRTADGGDIEKASAGKWIDYDASPKRTSPETKKEDASTDPVGKAPGAGGPLWKTIGSASSPPAKSPAKSGQTASFSGFGFFSKEDAMLPAGDKNVISAAFKKFLAENKNKKQAAEKENGRDKEQSTTELEKGSKSGDLFNISSTSFSDSKEDRTMPFFDAGEEEFLKSHGLKERDIDEDGAMKTTLTDRDIFGKWGDEPSYSKSYPSAKEKSRRDAEEAEPIDHMEEELYRSRKHSSKKEEKAKKKEKKEKSRRSLSPPVKERPLFPGAFPPSESPVRHMTASREDFELKIGSLDEMPSSSLSKDRLMPRDLVNPTKKDPEFRSIFQHIQTAQLRRSPSELFAQHIVSIVHYIKAQHFQSADMTLSERFAMYQRKAAEVEMMKPRKSPEIHRRIDVSPSAFKRHSHLFEEMEETSYKDPSQKFKGDVMDLRLDIERRKRFAGKERDYKREGGRSPGGSRGPSREKSSEKSGKHHKKSKKGKKKRDRSPSSSSSSSSPSPSPYPPHFRGKEYMGEGMEHSEEGYSHPRYPPRDYTGPADRGPRDYEGHNTERGRGRGFFPRVRGRGWNRGNYPGNSSNGNPANMNPPVRPPEEEWDPEYTPKSRKYYLAHQPTQHSFQPKLDKHDDRDGEKTWIDNRGRGRGAFPARRGRFVYRKGGSSPKWTHDKFQGGEEGELGDDSIEIDRKDPKNAGDASAPKQ from the exons ATGTCGAAGGCTCCAGATTCTCCAGCTCGTTCCCGTTCCAGATCAAGATCCAGATCCAGATCTTACTCCAGATCTCACTCTAGAAGTCACTCCCGCTCAAGATCCAGGAAACGTCGCTATAG TTCTAGGTCCCGGTCCCGCTCTCGCTCTCACTCTCCGTCCTACAGAAACTATCCAACCAGGGACTATCAGAACAACAGAGGTGGGTTCAGAGGCTACAACCGAGGCTACCGGAGGCCCTTCCACTACCGTGGCAGAAACCGAGGCTATTACCAACGTGGTCATTACCAGAACAGGGGAGGAGGCGGAGGCTATGGCTATAAGGCCAATTGgcagggtggtggtggtggaggctGGCACGATCGCCACCATGACCAGGACCACCATGCACACAGCCCCAGGAGGGGGCGCTCACGCTCCCGCACACCTAAGAAGCGTTCAGGCAGCCGGAGCCGCTCCCACTGCTCTGACCGCTCGTCTTCGGGGAGATCTCGTCACTCTAGGCAGTCGAGCTACTCCTCACGGTCCAGGTCCTCATCACCCCACCATCGCAGCAACAAGGGAAAGCCTGGCGGCAAGGATGCTAAGGACAAGCTAGCAGAAAGTCGACCAGAGAAATCCGATCGGACAGCAGATGGCGGTGACATCGAGAAAGCATCTGCAGGTAAATGGATTGACTATGATGCCAGCCCTAAACGAACCAGCCCAGAGACTAAGAAAGAGGATGCTTCCACTGATCCTGTGGGTAAAGCGCCTGGGGCTGGCGGTCCTCTATGGAAAACCATCGGCAGCGCATCGTCCCCTCCAGCAAAGAGCCCCGCAAAATCAGGACAAACCGCCTCCTTCAGTGGCTTTGGTTTCTTCTCAAAAGAAGATGCCATGCTGCCAGCTGGAGATAAGAATGTGATCTCTGCTGCCTTCAAAAA GTTCTTGGctgagaataaaaacaaaaagcaggcTGCTGAAAAGGAGAATGGTCGTGATAAGGAGCAGAGCACCACAGAACTCGAGAAAGGAAGCAAGTCTGGAGACCTTTTCAACATCTCGTCCACTTCTTTCAGCGACTCCAAGGAAGACCGGACCATGCCTTTCTTTGATGCCGGAGAAGAAGAGTTCCTAAAGTCTCATGGGCTGAAAGAGCGGGACATCGACGAGGATGGCGCGATGAAAACCACCCTCACAGATCGGGACATTTTCGGGAAATGGGGGGATGAGCCAAGCTATTCAAAGTCCTACCCATCGGCTAAAGAGAAAAGCCGAAGAGATGCGGAAGAGGCAGAGCCCATAGATCACATGGAGGAGGAGTTGTACCGAAGCCGCAAGCATAGCTCTAAGAAAGAGGAGAAGGccaagaagaaggagaagaaagaaaagtccAGAAGGAGTCTGTCCCCTCCTGTCAAGGAGCGGCCGCTTTTCCCTGGAGCGTTCCCTCCTAGTGAGTCTCCTGTACGACACATGACTGCATCAAGGGAGGACTTTGAACTGAAAATTGGTTCTTTAGATGAAATGCCCAG CTCTTCCCTGTCTAAAGATCGCCTCATGCCCCGAGATCTGGTCAATCCCACTAAGAAAGATCCAGAGTTTCGTTCCATTTTCCAGCACATTCAGACAGCACAGCTCCGTCGCAGCCCCTCTGAGCTGTTTGCTCAGCACATAGTCTCAATTGTGCACTACATCAAAG CTCAACATTTCCAATCCGCAGACATGACTTTAAGTGAGCGCTTTGCCATGTACCAAAGAAAAGCTGCAGAGGTAGAAATGATGAAGCCAAGGAAGAGCCCAGAAATCCACAG GAGAATCGATGTTTCCCCCAGTGCCTTTAAGAGGCACTCTCACCTGTTTGAGGAGATGGAGGAAACAAGCTACAAG GATCCAAGTCAAAAGTTCAAAGGTGACGTGATGGACCTTCGCCTGGATATTGAAAGGCGTAAGAGGTTTGCTGGGAAGGAGCGTGACTACAAGCGTGAAGGGGGCAGGAGCCCAGGAGGCTCCCGAGGGCCGAGCAGAGAGAAGTCCTCTGAGAAATCCGGGAAGCACCACAAGAAATCAAA GAAGGGTAAGAAGAAGCGGGATCGCtctccatcctcctcttcctcttcctcctctccatctccctccccTTATCCTCCACACTTCAGAGGTAAAGAGTACATGGGAGAGGGGATGGAGCACTCGGAGGAGGGCTACAGTCACCCACGTTATCCTCCACGGGACTACACTGGGCCCGCAGACAGAGGCCCTCGAGATTACGAGGGCCACAACACAGAGAGAGGCCGAGGCCGCGGATTT TTCCCCAGAGTCCGAGGGAGAGGTTGGAACAGGGGAAATTATCCAGGCAACAGCAGCAATGGAAACCCTGCCAATATGAATCCTCCAGTGCGCCCTCCAGAGGAGGAGTGGGACCCTGAATACACCCCCAAGAGCAGGAAATATTACCTG gcccaTCAACCTACTCAACATAGTTTTCAGCCAAAGTTGGACAAG CATGACGATCGCGATGGCGAGAAAACCTGGATAGACAACCGCGGAAGAGGCCGTGGTGCCTTCCCGGCCCGCCGGGGACGCTTTGTCTATCGTAAGGGAGGCAGCAGCCCGAAGTGGACCCACGACAAGTTCCAGGGGGGAGAAGAGGGGGAGCTGGGAGACGACAGCATTGAAATAGACCGTAAAGACCCCAAGAATGCTGGAGATGCCTCCGCCCCCAAGCAGTAG